ATATGGAATTTGCTACCCAATTGCAGAATATAGATTTGTATCAATAATTCTGTAACTTCTTCATGACAGGGAATGGTGCTGCACAGCTTGAGTTTAAGCTAAATGATACTGCCAGTTTCTCTATCTGGCATGTCTGGAAAGCTAGATGTTGACAAGTGTTTGATAATGTAACAGTCAATGTAGATGCTGTTGTTAACTCTCCATTGTTTTGCAGATGAATGACTAGAAAAGAACTTGTCTTGTCTCAAGACAAAGTCCATCTTCGAGACAGATTCTCAACATCAATGGATCCCTCCCTCTAATGATGTGGACCAAATTAACTTTGATGCTTCTCATATAGATGGTAATAGTCTTTCAGGATGGGGTCTAATCTGTAGGAATTTTGCAGAAGAGCAACGGATTGCGAGGAGGCGCATAACCTGCCATAGACCCAGAACAAGCTGAATCTCAAGCACTTATAGAAGCAGTTATATGGGCAAAGCATAAGGAACTGACAAGGATTCAGTTGGAGGGAGACTGCTTGAATGTGATTGAAGCTCTAAATGGGAAGCAAACTCCTGTGAAATGGACTTCATACAACCTAATAAATAATGCTCTGAATATTCTTAGTTCTTTTGAATCTTGGAAATGCACATACGTGCATAGAGATGCAAACCATATAGCAGACTCTTTAGCCAAGTTTGCGAGGTCTCAAGTTATTTGTTTTAATCGGCTAAATGAATGCCCCGATTGGATTCATACTCTAATCCAGGAGGACAGAAACAATTTGTAGCTTCATTTTATTCAATAATAtctttctttcctattaaaagaGAAACTGAGTGCTCACTCATGTAATGCATAACTTCGACAGACTAGTTTGATTCTTCCATACCGGAGTGGCTGGCCATTTTTAAGTGCTTTTAGCAAGTAAACAAACCAGCAGTATATCTATATTATAAACTCCTTTCTTTAACCAAGTGGGAAAAGATGATTCATATCTAAGATTTTCACTTTAATTCCATCTCTAGATATCAGCACTTCTGAGGGTTTTACTGTAAAAAAATGGTAATTATCACTCATAGTTAATACCTGGATCAAGCATGATCATTAGAATTCACATCAGAATCCTAAGTCTTATTGGTTCGGAGAAACATTAGATTTTTGGTATCTTATGTCTAAGAAGGCAATCTCATATCCTAATTATTATCTTTGTGAGCATGTACTGGTTTCAACACAAAGGATGTTGGAGCGAATCCTAAAGCTTCTTAGCAACTGTAGTGTACCATGTAAAGCCTATGGGCGCCATTTGAAATGCAGCATCAATCAATAAATCCTACTCAATCCCTAGTTGTTTCGGCTCCCGCGTACAGAACCCCATGAAGAGATGGTGagaaatcaataaacaagaacatGCACAATTGATGAGAGGGTTATATGAATAGAGCTGCATTCTTCGGCTCAGAGCAGTCACCAGCGCAGTGTCCCTTGTCAAAGTTGTAGCATTTCAGTTTGGACTCTATTGCGTACCACGCTTAAACCCGTGTGGTTAGCACTTTCCATGGGTGGAAAAGCAGCAACGAGTCGCTTTTTGGCGCTCAGCTTCTTGCTCAACATGACATGACTGAAGAACATTGCCATTAGCTTTCGGTCATGAATCATGGTCGAAGTCACCCAAAGGTGCTCAGCTAGTGTGCTTGGGATCCTAGTGGTACGCCTTAAGATTCAACCCTAAACTACTTAGCCAATCCTAGTAGTTCACTTCGTACATCCATGGTTGTGTAGGTAAACCTCATATTCTTTGAAAAAAATCACCATGCTGCGTACATTGTAATCTTTGTCAGATAAAGCTAAGAAAGCAATACTAAGTCAAATACAGAAGGACATACTTTTATGGAACTACCAACCCCAAAGGCCATTCTTTATCACACTTAAATAGAACTTATAACTCTGAAGCAGATTCAGTGATTGTTTTTTGGTTTGGGAAATAATACCACTGTTCACACTAACCAAGGGGAATGTTTGGAGATGGGGTTCATGATATGAAAAATACTTTATGaaacaagaaaagaaacaaaaaatcttGCTTTTACTTTCAACTATTTAGGGATTTTCTTACAGATATAGTGTTGACTTTAGGTGGCTACTAAAACCACTTAAAAGAACCTTTACATGGCAACAAAAGACATGTCATTAGGTACAGGTTTGGTTCATGGATGGCCTGACCAAAAACTAAAAGCCTAGACTAATCCAAAACATACCCACGTCCGCCTTAAGAACCAACAAAATAGTCAGAACAACAGTCACATGAAAGGGTTTCCCTAGTATAATCAACCTCCAGTGTGTCTATTAGGTCATCAGCACATCCTATTTATTAACGCCTGTTCTATCTGGATGAAAAACTCGTATAGATATTGAGGACTAACCTTTGAAGTAAAATGCTCCTCCCAATAGGTAAATTTAACATCTTGAAGTTCTTCTCGCTTACGGAGATCTTGAACTAAATCTTTTACTTGGAAACTCTAATCCAATAAAAAACAGATGGTGATCAATAAGAAATCGAGGGGTTTAATGACAGAATAACAAAACAGAGACTCACTTCTACTTGTGAAACATTTCGAGTATAACAGCAGCCGATGACGAGCCCCCCTAAAGAAAGTTCGGAGATCTGCATAAGAACGCCAGCAATCAAACAGATTTTAAAAACACAACACAAAGTTTGGAAGACCAAGCATGACATAATGTTTTCATCCTAATTCACAATGCTAGGTTAGCTGTTACTTACAAAAGACTACATAAATTGTGGCTAATAACATTGGCTTGTCGAACATGACAGCTGACACTGGACCAATATCAATTAAAGGGAAATATGTAtcagaaagtacttctttttcCTGAGTGACGcggaaatcaatttctgaatGTGTTCTTACAATGTTACAAACATGTAAAGAGAACTTATAAAGAAAGACAACCAAATGAAAATGATGAACTTACCAAAGTTCGGAAATCTTTTGCCATTAGATCAACATTTGTCTGTTTACGGACTAATACGCTGCAGCAACATAATACACACAACTACATTAGCAACACAAAGCGCAATTGAACTAAGACAAAACCAGATAACAGAGAAGCAAATGATGATTCAAAACATGGCCACATTCAAAAGAACGGATATGATATACATAGAAAAGGAAGCGTAACTATATAAAATTTACAAAAGTTGTGGTCCATAGGATGTTCCATTTGTGGGGGAAATTTCCTTGGTTCCGAAATCAGTTCCACAATACGCTCGAGATTAGTGTTTTCTGTATCCACTACACAACTACAAGAGTTTAAAACCTCTTTCAACTGGTCGCTACTCGGTAAAGCATTACATTCCTCCTGGACCAAGATGAAGGTTTTGGTCCAACCAAGGGTGAAACTTAATTAACTCCTTTTAGAAGGGAACTTGAAATACATGTGTAAAACTAGATTTTCGTTCATACAAAAACACGAAAAACTAGTTTGCTACAGCAACGTAAGAATGCTGATACCACATAATTCCATCGTTCTTGACGCTTCCTGTTTTTACTAGTTGATATGCTTTAACTCCAACTTACCTGAGGGTGTGAATGGAAATGACGGAAACTAAAAAACACAGTTTTTTCGTGTCCTCAAACCCCATAAACCAAGTGTTCTATAATGCCCTCTAAGCAGAAAATTAATTTACTTTAGTGAAGTATTAGAGTCTAATGTTCAATATAGCATTGATGGTTCTAAAGCTTCTCGATGTTTAATAGTTGATTTGCTTTACCTCCAGCTTACCTGAGGGTGTGAGAGGTACTAACCAGAGGTAGAAAACTGAAAAACACAGTTTCATGTCCACAAATCCCATAAACTACAGATAGACAAGTGTTCTCTAATGCCTTCCAAGCAGAAAATTTAATGTACTTCAACTTAGTATTAGAGTACAATGTGAGATATAGCAGTGGTGGTTGTACCTTAGAGGTAAAGCTTCTCGATTTTCACGATCTGAAATAGCCAGCCCAACATATTTGTGTCCCACATCCAAACCTAGCAGCCGTCCTGGTTTCAGTTCATTCGTTTTCATCACAGTACGAAACAAGTGGACAGGACTTAAGTACTTCATCTGTAAATTCACGTGGAGAACAAGTTCAATGAATAACGACGACACAGAATAAGTTTGGAAGTTAAGAAAATGTGATGATGACAAAGTCAGAAAACAGCAGTTTAGCCTTCTTTTGGTCCCTAAActgtttttctaaaataaaatcagTATAAAAACTACACTATGTCAAGTATAAGGTTATGAGTTGTACAAAATTGCATGTGATGATGCACGTGTCAACCTTTTATATACCACAAACTTCATATCCCATTTGTTTACATGTAAAAGGTGCATGTCCTAATGTGTTATGTGTATATAAAAACCCTCTACAGTCTATACTATATGGTGTCATATCGATAAGATTTCAAACTAAACATAAAACAGTATAAACATGACACAGGAAGAGATTGCCCCAGTACGCTAGAACATTACAGACACTAATCTATTCTCTTCAAACAGATaagtgacaaaaaaaaaatcatgtaaatGTAACCTAAATTGTTCCCAGGCTGCCAATAAAGGTACCTAAATCTAAGAGTACAGCGTGACTCCTCCAGCCAAGTCATAAGATTTTTCTTTCAGAATGAAAAGCATTAACTTATTACCAAGTCAAGTATTACCTCTTATCCAAATGCAGAATTGTAGCTTAACAATCTACAATTTTCAGAGTTTGGAAAGAAGAAGCGCTAGCTCCTCATCAGACACCTTGACCTCCACACAAGATCCTACAGATACAGCAAGTTGTGCAGCTAATTGGTGCTTGCACTGGAAGAAAACAGAAATGAAAAACAAACACTCAGTACCACAGAACCCTCGAATAGGTCGACAATAAATTAGAAATACACCAATAGCAATCCAAAATGAGGGATTATCTCTATGGCGTAACCATAAAGAAGGTTAAGAAAACATGAAATCTTACACAAATCTGTTCTCCTTTGTTGACAATGTCGTAAAAGAAAGAATAACAAGCACAATAATGTTCAGCGAAACAGAAATACTCTTCCTTTCTCCTTGATTCCCCCACAACCTGAtacataaaaccatgaaaaattctACAACTAATCCAAACGAATAAAGATAAGAAACAAAAACAACTGAGGAATATTGTTAACCTGAAAAACGCAACGGCCACTAGGCTCTCCAACAATTCTCGTTACACCTCTCTGATCAACTATCTTTGTAGCACGCTCAAGGTTCTTCCCGTACAAGAAATGCAATCTGAACTACAAAAACACCCAGTCTTCAAAATTTGCGTTTTTCCTTAACAATTCtagtttcaaaattcaaaaaattaacaaaaaaaataaaaacataatacTAACATGGAAAATTGATTATCAGTAACTGAACGAGTCGATTTAATCTCACTCCAAACTGCCTCTGCAACCAAATTGCTTGAAGACATTTAACTTTTATAATTCCTACAAACAAACAAGAGAAACATCAAATCGTAGCTAgggttttaccaaaaaaaaatacagtaTGCGTTCTTCAGCGGATTCGGTGAATTGAAACTACTATTCATCAATCTGTGAAACGTGATAATCAACTAGTAACGCAATTATGCAAAGGATATATTCGCTGAGTACTTGCATCAAAACGATGGGTTGCATTTGATGCAACGCCGCGGGAAAATGTGAGCGTTTGTTTGTTGGTTTGCCTCAAAGGGAAACACGGATCGGGGAAGAAACAGCGGACTACTGGACTGATTTGAGTTTACGAGTCtcgaatatttatttattttcctcttAATACGCCTTAGCTTTTGAAATGACGGAAATGACCAccggtattttttttttgggggcTTTTAAATAAAGTAACCACCTTTTTGAACCATATTTAAGAAACTGGCcgtttttttgaatctttatatAAACTGGCCGATATTGACATTTTTCATCacgttttttttcaaaaaaacagaTTTAGGTAATTAACTGGCTATGTGGCAGTTAACCTGCTAGGTAAAAGACGACTTAACCCTCGTCTGAGTTCGTAACCAAACCAGTATCGAGTCAACTCGGTGACTCATTGCAACGGTCAGATTTGTAACGGTCGGATTTGTAACGGTCACTGCAAATCAAAGATGGAGATGAAATTTTGCAAGAATGAACACAACAAGAACATAGCATACCTCACTTGTACAGATTGTAACGGTTTTAAATGGGTCTCAGATGaagtcttcattgctgcaaaaaacagaattatgcattcaagtttacaacttaatgctatatgtaaggaactcaacaatctgaaaatgtaaCCTGCAAATGTACTAATAAACAACCTGCCACTTTTGATTCAGCATTAATTCAagtctacaaaagaaaaaaatattgtcttcttaaacacaaaaaattAGAAAACGGATCTCAAATCATTTCTTCTTAGCCTTTCCATTTCCCCTTCCCTTTCCTTGTTTTATATTCTGAGATACAGATCCAATGCCAAAGAAGTTCTGATAAAGGTTATTTATTGTAGAGGGTGGAGTAGAAGATGGTGCTATAGATGGCAGACTCATAGGTGTTGTGGAAGCTGGAGTAGAAGATGGTGTTGCCAAAGGCTGACTGCCAGGCCCTGTAAAACATTCACCAACAAATGATGccgttctcttcttcttgtttgacTTAGCTGCACCCCTAACTCCGGTGGTCTGACTTGGCTCTATGTTGCTGAAGGTGAAGCTTTGTGCATCACATTCAGTCATTTGCCTCTTTGCAGTTGGATTAGATCCCACTTCACCACCAGCACATGTTCTTTTGTTGTGGTTAGTAACATTTCCACATTTCCCacacctcctttttgtcttctcaACACGAGGTTCATCATAACTTCTTACCCTCTTGCTCTTGGGTCTTCCTGGTTTCCTACTATGAGGAGGGTTCAAGATCTTCTTGTTCATGTTTGGCTGCAAGAACAAATGCACTTATATCAATGTAGTTGAGAATATAAATAGGGCATATAGTTacaaatttaagaagaaaaagtaCCTGGACCCATTCACTTTTATCATCTAGTGGTGCAAAAGTTGGTGCATATGTGGCCTTATAGTTCTCCACTGAATGTGACtctgaaaaattgttgttcatatGTTCACAACAGTGAATAGGGTTAAAAAAGGCCCTGGACCATGTAGCAGGATCTTTTCTACTGAGATAAGCACCAGCTGCAGCACTCTGTTTCACAATATTGTCAAAATGTTCATGCACAACCAATCAAAAACTAGCTTAACTTGACTGTCAAACAGTGCATAAAACCAATAACAAAGAACTGTTGTGAACTGTCAAACCTGAAAATGCTTTTCTTTGTATGCTTTTGCTGCATTCCATAAAGAACTGTATAATTCAAGACCCTTGTAATCCTTCTTGAAATTTTTGTATAAATGTCTGCATTTTAACACATTGCAATTAACATAAGGCCTTTATCTGATCtgacaaacaaaagaaacaagaaacaaagtTAGACAAGAAAGTTACCTCCAACAGTATCTGTGGTGATGGCCAGGGAACACTATACCAACAGCTTCCAATAAACCTTTTTGCCTATCTGAAATGAAAGCCACTTTCACTGGATGTGCTAATATTGCATCcttcaaatgcttcaaaaaaatgatccaattTTCCTTTGTTTCAGCTCTGCATACCATAATTCCTAACATTACTAACCCATTCTGTCCATCAAGTGCAGTTGCAGCCATCAATACTCCCCCATATTCCCCTGTTAGATGGCAGGCATCAAGCCCTACAACTCCCCTGCATGCTTTTCGCCAACCCCTCATTGCAGGTTCAAATGAGAGTGTCATGCTTTCAAAGGTGTTATTCACTGTGTCAAAAGTGAACTTAGCAACAGACCCATCATTGCATTTAGTAAACATCTTGCAGAATGCTGGTACTTCATTGTAACTTTCTTTATAGTTCCCATATAATGACTCTAAAACTAGATTCCTAGCCTTCCATGCACACTGATATGGTATATTTACTCTCTTTTCAGTTAAGAAGTCTTCCTTGATTTTATAAGGGTCTGGAACAACTTTTTTAGGCTTATTCTTCATCTGATCAAGAACAAAATCCTTTACAAAATGAGGATCAGCAGATCTATTCCTATTTTGGGGATCCCCTTCACACTTATGTTCCAAATTCACTTTCCTAAGAACAAAAGTGTTCTCACCCTCTTTCTTGCTAGCATACACAAACCAAGGACAATCATGTTCTGTTTTAAACCTACACTCAGCCTTAATTCTAGAGGGAGCACTTCTATCCAAAATATATTGACACTTATTAAGAACACAATAACCCCTGAGATGTTTCTTAAATGCTTCCTTATTTGCAAATCTAGTTTTTACCTCCATTTTGCTAGGATCTACTGGagtaaaaacttcttcttcagggAAAAGATCTAGATCATGCTCACCCTTCATGTACtgaccaaaatcatcatcaaagtcATCCATGTAAGCAGGTCTTTCATCCACATCCTTACCTGCacattcaagatcaacatcagtaccatataataagttacaaattataataaatgaaatcagttataaatgaaatatacctttttctttgccttctttttctccttcttcttcttcttcttcttcttcttcttcttcttcttctttctcttcttgttcttcttcatatgATCCATACTCAATGtcttcatcactgtcatatactggaggagcttctggattctcaattgggtgacattcatcttctttggtgttttccagctgaatattgtccacatcttcaacaaacttaacttcatttgtagcttttgacTGACTGCAACCACTGCTACTAGCCTGAGAATGTTTGGACATGGGCACATCCATGAAACTCAGCTTTCTTGATGCACCTTCAACTGATTTATCCACACTATTTAGCCTTAGGGATCTTCTAGGGGTGGTTCCCTTACTAACTGTCTTCTTCTTTGGTGTAGTCTTTGGAGTCCCAAACACTGTGTCTTTCATCCCCATCCACAAACATATACATCCATCCTCATTTACAAAAGAATCCTcccaaaaattatcaaaatcatcattgtttaacaatggcagtggcaaacattcttccttaaaccaatataaATTAAACTTCTCTTTAACATCCATAGACAAACCCTTATACACCATATACTTAAGTGTCATCAACTCTGTTTCATCTCTATGGCAATcaggaaataccaaagtctcattctttggctccgcatatacactgatattcctaaatttgaactgactgcaacacaaatgaaacaaaatcagatataaacctatgaaaacccaatgaaaacctaattaagcaatattacttaaaatcaaacacccaatcacgaaaattaaaccccaattaaacaataaaaatttggtttcaaataaaccctaattacaaaggaaaaaaacagaaaccctaaaaatcaatcgatcaattaaatcaattaactatcaatacaatgattttcatcatatattaagTCACGGGTTTCGTTAATCTTACCTTGATTCAAACTGTTTCAATCCCGGTTTGTACCTCATCTTCACTGTATCACCACTATCTCTGAATCCCTAAATATGTAGAACTTTTCTTCCAAATACACTCTGGTCTTTCACTAACATCTATGTCTTCAgcaaaaacaacttcaataacatcagttttctttttcttttcaaacagcttcaatacctaaccctagtttcagaacgagggagaagagaacgagggagaaagagaacgagggagaaagagaaagtgTGGTGAGAGATTACACCACACGGGTCTTTAAATGGGCAAGGGCACAGTCGTAAATTCTCCTACCGAGTTTGACTTATTCAACGCAGCTGACCGATCTGGTGGGCCCAGGTGTCAACTCTAACAGAAAGGCCAGTTTCTAAAAGAATTTAAAAGCttggccggtttattaattatatggtttgaagcaggACACTTTATTAATTTGCCCTTTTTTTTTATCAGACCACTGGATATACAACAATATATTCTTGACCTATGAAAATTGGGTGCTAGTTGCACATGGCTTTCAGAGCAACAGATTAAGATTTAAACCGAGTCAATGCCGATCTGGTACGCTTTCAATAAAATGATCAAATATTTACGAAATTTTCTTATATTGATATGTATATATTGATTAAAATAGATGCAACCCCTTCACACATTATGCTTATAAAGCAAAATGTGTTACAAAAATGAAGTTCATAAACATTATTACAACAAGAAATAACAAAAGCACCCATTAAGGAAATCCAAACCCTATAACATGTAATTTCTCCCTCATTCTTCTCTTCACATCCGTTTGAGTTTATTGGGATCAGCCAATTGCGAGAAGAAATGAGCAAGATAAGTAAATATACCTGCTATGAAACAAATGATCAAGTTAAGAACGTTAGAAAAGTAGTCCTTGTAATTTGTCTTCGGTGAATGAGTTCTGTCAGAGAATATCAATGCCCTATATATTGCTTCAGTTAAGGCGTATGCAGTAATTGGGTCTGATTCTTCAGCTAAAATTCCATGCTCAGTTAAACAAACAATGTCATATGTTCCACTTGTTTCTGATATTCCCAAGAATTCACATATCTTAATCCGGCCATCGATCCTTTCTTCTACCGTTAACTTATCGCCATGCGTCATGATCACGATTGGATTTTCATCTGTAatcaccaaacaaaaaaaaaaacaccttaaATCGCAACCCTTCAAACTAGGATCATATGTCCTATGTTTCAAATAGAAGTACTTACTGGATTTTCTCATAGAAGGAGAGTGGAAGAGTTCTTTGGCAGACTCCAATGGCTTGGAATCGCCATTCAACAATGCTTTGTAAATCTCTGCAATGTTCACTACCACCATAGCGCAGTTAACTCGCCTCCTTATAAACCTAGACGTAGACGGCATTATAGGCCCCGTCAAATTTTCTTCTACTCCTGGTCTACGACAGAGTTGGTGATGATGAATTCCAGTCACCATCCAGTTATTTAAACCTTCTAGACTCTCACCTAATTGACTGTAATCTAACCCTCTCGAGTCGTAAACACAAAATCCACTTCTTATAGATCTTAAAACATTGTGTTCTTCCATGAACATCGTTGTATACTCTGATGACACCCCTGTACATACACGCAAAAATGtcacaaaaatgtaaaaaaactAAGTTCTGGTAGTGACTTAATGCAAAAATTACCGTCAATCTTAACCCAAACAAAATGTACCAAAACACCCTTAGAACAAGTGTATTCCCTCCAAACAAAAGGTGGTTAAAATTTCAAGTAAGAAATTCTGAATATGATCAATGAACAACAACACCCTTGGTGTTGATGGTTGTTGTTGTGATCATGTCCCTTTCTAGTACTCGGAGTTTGCCTCGATTTGGTACTGACCAAGACAATATACTCTTTTTTTGACCCCTAGATGTCAAGACAACTGCAATGCGGGATGCTAATCCAGTGACAAAATCAAGGCCAATTTTCCCAAATTTCAGAAATAAATCGAATGAAAAGCAGAGACAGAATTCAAAAGTTACGAATATAGAATTATTACCTGAAGTTTGAGTGAAAGGGATGAGACCAGATCTACCAAGAACACTATACATGAGATTAATAATTGAGCTTTTGCCAGCACCAGAAAATCCAACTAAgagaattgtaataattggagaaatctccatctcttctttcttGATCCCACCAGTTGGTAACCAAAAATCACCAGACTTGTAACTCAAAAGTTTATGTCTAAGATCATCAAGACCATCAGTAGCAATCAAAGCAAGTCTTTCCATTTCTCTAATAACTTTCAATCTTGGTGAAAGATCTGTAATAAGGTTGGTGTAATCAAGTTTCAGATTACcattttcatcaaattcttttgcTGATCTCCACCAATTTTGGAATGATGAACGACTCGATGATAGAATATCACTATGGCTGTCATCTTCATCACTTGAAGGAGAAAATTGTTTTCTCATATTTTTTCTGGTTTCTCCAACTAGAATAAAATCATTCATGGGGTCTTTTGTATATACAGTAAGTGTACTGAGATGGAAAAGTTGAGTTGTTTAtataatgatgatgaggaggagttgAATAAAAATAAACTAAGGAAATAACGCTTCATCTTCGTTATGGCTATAACATGTCCAGTGATGGTCAGAAAACTTGAATTGAAAATACAAATATTCTTGTAGTTTAGTTAAGGAATTAATCCTGTTAGTTACATTTATTCACATCAGAACActattgtttgtttgttttttaatttgaTGTTGTTGCTTGTGTAGTTGAATTTTGGCTTGCTTTTGTTTGAATGTTCATGGAGAGGGAGTGGGTTATTATTATTATCTGGAATGGGAGGTTGTTGCAAATGGAGAAAGCATTAGCATATGGGGGAGGAGGACATCTGTTTCTTTCCAGATCTCAACCACCGTTTGCCAAGCCCGCCACTCTACCACCTACAGGATTACAACTCTGTAGCTGACTTTGATAGACAAAACAAATACTAACAGTTTGGATAAGCAAGCATCGCATGGGTCATTCTCCCAAGAGGAAATCTGTAAGTCAACAGTCAAGACACTGTTATATGGTCTCTGACAATATATTCAGTGCACTTGTGACAAATTTTCGGTATGACCCAAACCCAGCAAAAGATCTGGCTAATGCTATGACATATAAACTGTTGACAAAgactcaaatttttcatttggaaGTGTATTCAACATATTCTGCCTCTTAAGAACTTTTTGTACATTGATAGGATGTGTAACTGATGCTATTAtagagaagcagctaaacaatgtAATGTATCTATGTATATCTTCATGTTTTATCCTTTGCAAGATCAATCTGGTTTAGGAGAGCTCCTCAAGTGTTTCAGCGATTTTCAATTCAGAGTTCCATTCAAGCATGTATAAACCTTGGTTATCTTTAACCTATGCAACCCGAATACTTCTAAATTGGTTAAGTATGACTGCGTATCGAGTTTCCACACTTGGGGTTGGGATGCTTCTAGAATCAGTTCCACCTATTTGCCACCCACCTAAATTACCACCCCTATTTATCCTACTCACCACCCTTGAATTTTTTCATATATCCTAAATAACGC
This is a stretch of genomic DNA from Papaver somniferum cultivar HN1 chromosome 1, ASM357369v1, whole genome shotgun sequence. It encodes these proteins:
- the LOC113293533 gene encoding putative pre-16S rRNA nuclease isoform X2, which encodes MKYLSPVHLFRTVMKTNELKPGRLLGLDVGHKYVGLAISDRENREALPLSVLVRKQTNVDLMAKDFRTLISELSLGGLVIGCCYTRNVSQVESFQVKDLVQDLRKREELQDVKFTYWEEHFTSKHGDFFQRI
- the LOC113293533 gene encoding putative pre-16S rRNA nuclease isoform X1 — translated: MKYLSPVHLFRTVMKTNELKPGRLLGLDVGHKYVGLAISDRENREALPLSVLVRKQTNVDLMAKDFRTLISELSLGGLVIGCCYTRNVSQVESFQVKDLVQDLRKREELQDVKFTYWEEHFTSKIVLNTINPLKYLHNNNKIVEYKAEAINRRRFDEKTAVDKLAAVAILQEYLDFMNRSSQLHNPSSTHDI
- the LOC113347186 gene encoding uncharacterized protein LOC113347186, with protein sequence MKGEHDLDLFPEEEVFTPVDPSKMEVKTRFANKEAFKKHLRGYCVLNKCQYILDRSAPSRIKAECRFKTEHDCPWFVYASKKEGENTFVLRKVNLEHKCEGDPQNRNRSADPHFVKDFVLDQMKNKPKKVVPDPYKIKEDFLTEKRVNIPYQCAWKARNLVLESLYGNYKESYNEVPAFCKMFTKCNDGSVAKFTFDTVNNTFESMTLSFEPAMRGWRKACRGVVGLDACHLTGEYGGVLMAATALDGQNGLVMLGIMVCRAETKENWIIFLKHLKDAILAHPVKVAFISDRQKGLLEAVGIVFPGHHHRYCWRHLYKNFKKDYKGLELYSSLWNAAKAYKEKHFQV
- the LOC113293569 gene encoding uncharacterized protein LOC113293569; translation: MNDFILVGETRKNMRKQFSPSSDEDDSHSDILSSSRSSFQNWWRSAKEFDENGNLKLDYTNLITDLSPRLKVIREMERLALIATDGLDDLRHKLLSYKSGDFWLPTGGIKKEEMEISPIITILLVGFSGAGKSSIINLMYSVLGRSGLIPFTQTSGVSSEYTTMFMEEHNVLRSIRSGFCVYDSRGLDYSQLGESLEGLNNWMVTGIHHHQLCRRPGVEENLTGPIMPSTSRFIRRRVNCAMVVVNIAEIYKALLNGDSKPLESAKELFHSPSMRKSNENPIVIMTHGDKLTVEERIDGRIKICEFLGISETSGTYDIVCLTEHGILAEESDPITAYALTEAIYRALIFSDRTHSPKTNYKDYFSNVLNLIICFIAGIFTYLAHFFSQLADPNKLKRM